The following coding sequences are from one Streptomyces sp. NBC_00536 window:
- the serC gene encoding phosphoserine transaminase — MAEIQIPADIKPADGRFGAGPSKVRTDALDALAATGTSLLGTSHRQAPVKNLVGSVRQGVRDLFSLPEGYEVILGNGGSTAFWDIATAGLIERKSQHLTFGEFSSKFATAAKLAPWLDAPSVISSEPGTHPEPVAEAGVDVYAYTHNETSTGVAAPIKRVAGADAGSLVLVDATSGAGGLPVDITETDVYYFAPQKSFASEGGLWLAAFSPAALERAARVHASGRHIPEFFSLPTAIDNSVKNQTYNTPALSTLFLLNQQLEWMNGQGGLDWATGRTSASAANLYGWAEASKYAEPFVTDPSKRSAVIGTIDFSDDIDAAAIAKVLRANGIVDTEPYRKLGRNQLRVAMFPAIDPADVQALTACIDYVIEKL, encoded by the coding sequence GTGGCTGAGATCCAGATTCCCGCTGACATCAAGCCCGCCGACGGTCGTTTCGGCGCGGGCCCCTCCAAGGTGCGGACGGACGCGCTGGACGCGTTGGCCGCCACCGGTACTTCCCTCCTCGGTACCTCCCACCGACAGGCCCCGGTCAAGAACCTGGTCGGTTCGGTGCGCCAGGGTGTCCGGGACCTCTTCTCCCTTCCCGAGGGCTACGAGGTGATCCTGGGCAACGGCGGCTCCACCGCCTTCTGGGACATCGCGACCGCCGGGCTCATCGAGCGGAAGTCCCAGCACCTCACCTTCGGTGAGTTCTCGTCGAAGTTCGCGACGGCCGCGAAGCTCGCGCCGTGGCTGGACGCGCCGTCCGTGATCTCGTCCGAGCCGGGTACGCACCCCGAGCCGGTCGCCGAGGCGGGCGTGGACGTGTACGCGTACACGCACAACGAGACCTCGACGGGTGTCGCGGCGCCCATCAAGCGCGTCGCGGGCGCCGACGCGGGTTCGCTCGTCCTGGTGGACGCGACCTCGGGCGCCGGCGGTCTGCCGGTGGACATCACCGAGACCGACGTCTACTACTTCGCCCCGCAGAAGTCCTTCGCCTCCGAAGGCGGCCTGTGGCTGGCCGCGTTCTCCCCGGCGGCCCTGGAGCGCGCGGCCCGCGTGCACGCCTCCGGCCGGCACATCCCGGAGTTCTTCTCCCTGCCGACGGCGATCGACAACTCGGTCAAGAACCAGACGTACAACACCCCGGCGCTGTCCACCCTCTTCCTGCTGAACCAGCAGCTGGAGTGGATGAACGGCCAGGGCGGCCTGGACTGGGCGACCGGACGTACGTCGGCCAGCGCGGCCAACCTGTACGGCTGGGCCGAGGCGTCGAAGTACGCCGAGCCCTTCGTCACGGACCCGTCGAAGCGTTCCGCGGTCATCGGCACGATCGACTTCTCGGACGACATCGACGCGGCGGCGATCGCGAAGGTCCTGCGCGCCAACGGCATCGTGGACACCGAGCCGTACCGCAAGCTGGGCCGCAACCAGCTGCGCGTGGCAATGTTCCCGGCCATCGACCCGGCGGACGTACAGGCCCTCACCGCCTGCATCGACTACGTGATCGAGAAGCTCTGA
- a CDS encoding FAD-binding and (Fe-S)-binding domain-containing protein, translating to MTATGDLERALRVELRGEVDFGAAARALTTMDASNYRRVPLGVVAPRDAEDVAAALRVCAAAGVPVVPRGGGTSIAGQATGTGVVLDLTRHMNALVSVDPDARTAVVQPGLVLDRLRDAVRPYGLTFGPDPSTHSRCTLGGMIGNNACGAHSVAWGTTADNVTELAVTAYGGAAHRIAAGWAGAPAGLPELIAGNLGPLRTGMPRGLPRRISGYALDALLPERGTGLARAFCGSEGTLGVVTEAVVRLVEAPRAPVLVVLGYADESAAADAAAGLLPLGPLTVEGMAADLVGAAGVGAGGLGLPRGGAWLFVETRDAGAARETVRAADALDARVIADPAGQRALWRIREDAAGTATRGPDGRMAWPGWEDCAVPPARLGAYLRDFRALLAAHGLRGTPYGHFGEGCVHVRIDFDLVTPAGVARFRTFSEELADLVVSHGGSLSGEHGDGQARAELLPKMYGPDVVRLFGAYKDVWDPAGGMNPGMLARPARLDENLRFAVLGSGEGLTGLAGEVARCVGVAKCRSTEPGVGVMCPSYRVTGEERHSTRGRARLLHEMLAGEIITGGWRSEEVREALDLCLGCKGCLSDCPVGVDMATYKSEFLHRHWAGRIRPLAHYTMGGLPRWLRLIAALRAAPLVNAAGRVARVPGLARERSLPEVARVPFSRGWPGGSGDSGSGSGSGSGSSSGSGAGLGSADVLLWPDTFTEYLSPQVGRAAVRVLEAAGLRVSPAGGPGARPGAVCCGLTYISTGRLDRARAVLRRTLDVVDAVGEVGEVGEVDGVRAPVVVLEPSCAAALRTDLPALLPDDPRAARLAAGVRTFAQVLEERAPRWRPPRLERPVAGQTHCHQHAVLGDGAERRLRERAGLTGELSGGCCGLAGNFGFEPGHHEVSVACAEEQLLPALRAAGEETAVLADGYSCRTQIAQLGGRRARHLAELLAEGL from the coding sequence GTGACGGCAACCGGGGATCTTGAACGGGCATTGCGGGTCGAGCTGCGCGGAGAGGTGGATTTCGGCGCCGCCGCCCGCGCGCTGACCACCATGGACGCCTCCAACTACCGCCGGGTCCCGCTCGGCGTGGTCGCCCCGCGCGACGCCGAGGACGTGGCCGCGGCCCTGCGCGTGTGCGCCGCCGCCGGAGTGCCGGTCGTGCCGCGCGGCGGCGGCACCTCCATCGCGGGCCAGGCCACCGGCACGGGCGTGGTCCTCGACCTGACCCGGCACATGAACGCCCTGGTGTCGGTGGACCCGGACGCGCGGACGGCGGTGGTCCAGCCCGGCCTGGTCCTCGACCGGCTGCGGGACGCGGTGCGCCCGTACGGCCTGACCTTCGGGCCCGACCCGTCCACGCACTCCCGCTGCACCCTCGGCGGCATGATCGGCAACAACGCGTGCGGCGCCCACTCGGTGGCCTGGGGCACCACCGCCGACAACGTGACCGAGCTGGCCGTCACGGCGTACGGCGGCGCCGCCCACCGGATCGCCGCCGGCTGGGCGGGCGCCCCCGCCGGACTGCCGGAACTGATCGCCGGGAACCTGGGCCCCCTGCGCACCGGAATGCCCCGGGGACTCCCGCGCCGGATCTCCGGCTACGCACTGGACGCGCTGCTGCCCGAGCGGGGCACCGGGCTGGCCCGGGCCTTCTGCGGGAGCGAAGGCACGCTCGGGGTGGTGACCGAAGCCGTCGTGCGCCTGGTCGAAGCGCCGCGCGCGCCGGTGCTCGTGGTCCTCGGGTACGCCGACGAGAGCGCGGCGGCCGACGCGGCCGCGGGGCTGCTGCCGCTCGGGCCGCTGACCGTGGAAGGGATGGCGGCCGACCTGGTGGGGGCTGCTGGTGTGGGTGCTGGGGGCCTGGGGCTGCCGCGCGGCGGTGCGTGGCTGTTCGTGGAGACACGGGACGCGGGGGCCGCGCGGGAGACCGTACGGGCCGCCGACGCGCTCGACGCGCGGGTGATCGCCGACCCCGCCGGGCAGCGCGCGCTGTGGCGGATCCGGGAGGACGCGGCCGGTACCGCGACCAGGGGCCCGGACGGCCGGATGGCCTGGCCCGGCTGGGAGGACTGCGCGGTCCCGCCCGCCCGGCTCGGCGCCTACCTGCGGGACTTCCGCGCCCTGCTCGCGGCGCACGGGCTGCGCGGAACGCCGTACGGGCACTTCGGCGAAGGCTGCGTCCACGTCCGCATCGACTTCGACCTGGTCACCCCGGCGGGCGTGGCCCGCTTCCGCACCTTCTCCGAGGAACTCGCCGACCTCGTCGTCTCCCACGGCGGCTCACTGTCCGGGGAGCACGGCGACGGGCAGGCCCGCGCCGAACTCCTGCCGAAGATGTACGGACCGGATGTGGTCCGGCTCTTCGGCGCGTACAAGGACGTGTGGGACCCGGCGGGCGGCATGAACCCCGGCATGCTGGCGCGCCCGGCCCGGCTGGACGAGAACCTGCGCTTCGCGGTGCTGGGGAGCGGGGAGGGGCTGACGGGGCTCGCGGGGGAGGTCGCGCGGTGCGTGGGGGTCGCGAAGTGCCGGTCCACGGAACCCGGCGTGGGCGTCATGTGCCCGTCGTACCGGGTCACGGGCGAGGAACGGCACTCCACGCGAGGCCGGGCCCGGCTGCTGCACGAGATGCTGGCCGGGGAGATCATCACCGGCGGGTGGCGCTCGGAGGAGGTACGGGAAGCGCTCGACCTGTGCCTCGGCTGCAAGGGCTGCCTCAGCGACTGCCCGGTGGGCGTGGACATGGCCACCTACAAGAGCGAGTTCCTGCACCGGCACTGGGCGGGCCGGATCAGGCCCCTGGCCCACTACACGATGGGCGGCCTCCCGCGGTGGCTGCGCCTCATCGCCGCACTGCGCGCCGCCCCGCTGGTCAACGCGGCCGGGCGGGTGGCGCGCGTACCGGGGCTCGCGCGGGAACGGAGCCTGCCGGAGGTGGCACGGGTGCCGTTCAGCCGGGGGTGGCCGGGTGGTTCGGGAGACTCCGGTTCCGGGTCCGGTTCTGGTTCCGGTTCCAGTTCCGGTTCCGGTGCGGGACTGGGGAGTGCGGATGTCCTGCTGTGGCCCGACACGTTCACGGAGTACCTGTCCCCGCAGGTCGGGCGGGCCGCCGTACGGGTCCTGGAGGCGGCTGGGCTGCGGGTGTCACCGGCCGGCGGGCCGGGCGCCCGCCCGGGAGCCGTCTGCTGCGGGCTCACCTACATCTCCACCGGCCGCCTCGACCGGGCGCGCGCGGTGCTGCGGCGCACGCTGGATGTAGTGGACGCGGTGGGTGAGGTGGGTGAGGTGGGTGAGGTGGACGGCGTACGGGCTCCCGTGGTCGTCCTGGAACCCAGCTGCGCGGCGGCGCTGCGCACCGACCTCCCGGCGCTGCTCCCGGACGACCCGCGGGCGGCCCGGCTGGCCGCGGGGGTACGGACCTTCGCCCAGGTCCTGGAGGAACGCGCCCCGCGGTGGCGGCCGCCCCGGCTGGAGCGCCCGGTGGCCGGACAGACCCACTGCCACCAGCACGCCGTCCTCGGCGACGGCGCGGAGCGGCGGCTGCGCGAGCGGGCCGGGCTGACCGGCGAGCTGAGCGGCGGGTGCTGCGGGCTGGCCGGGAACTTCGGATTCGAGCCGGGCCACCACGAGGTGTCCGTGGCCTGCGCGGAGGAACAGCTGCTCCCGGCCCTGCGGGCGGCGGGCGAGGAGACCGCCGTCCTCGCGGACGGCTACTCCTGCCGCACCCAGATCGCCCAGCTGGGCGGGCGGCGGGCACGGCACCTGGCTGAGCTGCTGGCGGAGGGGTTGTAA